The DNA region GTGTATTAGTCTTCGATAATCGCAACTTTGGTGCAAGCGATGGTGAACCCAGACAAGAAATAGATCCTTGGGCTCAGGTGGGCGATTATCGCCATGCTATTTCATTTGCCCGTACTTTACCGGAAGTGGACAAGGAAAAAATCGGTATATGGGGTACTAGTTACAGCGGTGGTCATGTACTGATGGTAGGTGCCGTCGATCCACGCGTCAAATGTGTTGTTTCACAAGT from Candidatus Methylarchaceae archaeon HK02M2 includes:
- a CDS encoding alpha/beta fold hydrolase, giving the protein MEFDAENVTLRGWLYLPDGSIGPVPTIIMAHGFTAVKEMYLDKYAEVFADAGLGVLVFDNRNFGASDGEPRQEIDPWAQVGDYRHAISFARTLPEVDKEKIGIWGTSYSGGHVLMVGAVDPRVKCVVSQV